From [Flavobacterium] thermophilum:
TTCATCGGCTGAATTGGAATAGAGCGAATACGTTCCCGGCAAGTCGACGATCCGGTACAATGCGCCGCGGTGGCGGCATTCTCCTTCCGCATGAGTGACCGTTTTCCCGGGCCAGTTGCCGGTATGTTGGCGCAGGCCCGTTAAGACATTGAACAACGTGCTTTTGCCGGTGTTCGGATTTCCCATTAAGGCAACGGTATATGTTTTATCCATCATGATCAATCGTCTCCCCGTAAATATAGTCGCTTTCTTCTTTCCTTAATGCGATCGTCGTGCCACAAACGCGATAGGCGGTCGGGTCGCCAAGCGGGCTTCTTTGTCCCACCTTCACTTCCCCGCCGGGTACAAATCCCAAATCAAGCAATCGTCGTTTTAACACAGGATCAGGAACATCAACCTTTTCGATGCGAAATCGATCGCCCGGTTTCATATCGGAGAGGCGGCAACGTTTTCCTTGTGCCATAAAAGTTTCCCTCCGGTTAATATTTTTTACTAAAGACATTTTTTTTGCTTAGACCAACTTTTGAATTTATCATATTCCAGTTGCCTCGCTGTTGTCAACCCATTTGCTTCTTCTTTTTCTGACAGAGTTGTCGAACCAACAACTATTCAAAACAGTAGGAAATCATGTTA
This genomic window contains:
- a CDS encoding ferrous iron transport protein A, which codes for MAQGKRCRLSDMKPGDRFRIEKVDVPDPVLKRRLLDLGFVPGGEVKVGQRSPLGDPTAYRVCGTTIALRKEESDYIYGETIDHDG